The sequence below is a genomic window from Chitinispirillales bacterium ANBcel5.
CGCTTAAGTGTATCGGCCGGATCTTTGGAGAAAACGGTTATATGAGCCTTAATAGATGAGCGAATCTGGGAAATGATGCACTGAAGGATCGCTTCATCGCCAAGATTCAAACCACCATAAGAGCCTGTTATTCCTATCTGAAAAAGGTTACTTTGCCTGGACAAGATGAACGTACTCCTTTAAAAGGATAATTATTGTCAAACACCATTTAGAGCAAAATTCATTCCTTATAGGTTCATAGCAGATATAAAGGAAAAGCAAAAGAACTGATAGCAACTGAGGCACTCTATTTGCTTTTCTTTAAGGGGATACCTACTAACAACACGACCCATCATTTAAAGCCGAAAGGAGCCTCTATTGAAAGCAATAATCTATTACGGTGTGGGAGATATACGGTGTGAAGATGTGGATGAGCCTGAAATTGAGCAACCTACCGATGCTATCGTTAGGATTACGGCATCTGCGGTGTGCGGTACCGATCTTCACATGGCCAGGGGAACATTGGGGGTTATGAAAGAGGGGACGATCCTTGGTCACGAAGGGGTAGGGATCATTGAGGCGCTTGGTCCCCAGGTTAGAAATTTCAGAGTCGGCGACAGGGTTATGATTACTCCCACCATCTCCTGTGGGTTTTGCTCCTATTGCAGAGCAGGCTATTATGCTCAATGTGACAATGCAAACCCCAAAGGAAAACTTTCCGGAACAGCATTTTTTGGTGGACCTGAGAGCAGCGGCCCCTTTCATGGGCTTCAGGCTGAGCGTGCCAGAATCCCGTTTGCATCAAATTGCATGGTTGCACTGCCCGATGCCATAAGTGATGATCAGGCCGTCTTAATCACCGATATGTTCTCTACAGGGTATTTTGGTGCAGAGGTGGCTGAGGTGAGAGATGGCGATACGGTGGCAGTTTTCGGGTGTGGTCCGGTGGGCTTGTTTTCTGTAATCAGCGCAAAATTACAGGGGGCAGGAAGGGTGTTTGCCGTAGATAACGTAAAAGGACGGCTTG
It includes:
- a CDS encoding alcohol dehydrogenase catalytic domain-containing protein, with protein sequence MKAIIYYGVGDIRCEDVDEPEIEQPTDAIVRITASAVCGTDLHMARGTLGVMKEGTILGHEGVGIIEALGPQVRNFRVGDRVMITPTISCGFCSYCRAGYYAQCDNANPKGKLSGTAFFGGPESSGPFHGLQAERARIPFASNCMVALPDAISDDQAVLITDMFSTGYFGAEVAEVRDGDTVAVFGCGPVGLFSVISAKLQGAGRVFAVDNVKGRLEMAQSHGAEIINFDEEDPVEVIRELTGGIGVDRVIEAVGIDAQPPNKGPAKDNYSLYTSQFEQESNQLPDSKISEKKGWSPGHAPSLSLRWAVEAVDKAGTLGIVGVYPDAAHSFPIGMAIEKNLTINMGNCNHRKYFPHLIGLVESGVVDPLDILTHIKPLTFAPNVYKELDSRDNGWVKVEIVPGMTDKGQ